CTGTCCGAAGCGTCGCGCCTCGTGACCGTCACCGGCCCCGGCGGGGTGGGCAAGACCCGCTTCGCCCTCGAGCTGGTCGGCCGGTTCTCGCAGCGCTTCGCCCTCCCGGCCTGGGTGCTCCCTCTCGCCCGATCGGTCGACCTCGACGACGGGATCAGCGCCACGCTGCGGCAGATCGGCCAAGACTCCGCCTCGCTGATCGACTACCTGGCGAGCCGGGAGGCCGTCCTGGTCGTGGACAACTGCGAACATCTCCTCCCGGAGTGCCGCGAGCTCATCGGTCATATCCGCAAGCACTGCCCGTCTGTCCGGGTGATTGCGACCTCTCGCGAGCATCTGGGCATCGACGGCGAAGCCATCTTCGCGCTCCCGGTCCTCGGCCTGAAATCCGCGGCCGTCGCCGGAGACGAGACCTCCGACTCGGCCCGCCTCTTCCTGATGCGGGTCGCCGCCCGGAACCCGGGAGTGGAGCTGGAGTCCGACCTCGGCACCGTCGAGCAGATCTGCTCGCGCCTGGACGGGCTTCCGCTCGCGATCGAACTCGCTGCCGCGCGATCGGCGCTGTTCTCCCCAGCGGAACTGCTGGAACGGCTGGAATCGCCTCTGAGGCTGCTCGCGGCGGACCGCGGGCGCTCGGACCGCAACGCATCGATCCGCCGGTCGATCGGGTGGAGCTACGATCTGTGCGCTCCGGACGAGAAACGGGTCTGGCGGTTCCTCTCGGTCTTCACCGGGCACATCCCCCTCTCGACCATCGAGTATGTGGCCCGGCGGGTCGCCCCGGACGTCGAGAACACGCTCGATCTCGCCCAGTCGCTCGTGGACAAATCCGTGCTCAGCACGAACCGGGATGAGAACGGCGTGTGGTTCTCCCTCCTGGTGCCCCTTCGCGAGTACGGGCGTGAGGCCCTGGAGTCCGCCGGCGAAGACGCCCTCGCCCGCCGCATCCATCTGGACCGCTGCATCGCTCTCGTGACCGAGGCGGAAGCCAAGTGGGCGAGTGCGCGGCAGCGCTCCCTGCAAGCGCAGATCTCCCACGCGATCCCCGACGTCCGTTCGGCGATCGACTTCGCCTGCGCGGACCCCTCGCTCCACCGGAGCGGCCTCGATCTGCTCGTGCCGCTGTGGCGGCAGCTCTGGGTCACCCGCGACCGGCTGGGAGAGCTCATCGGCTGGCTGGACACGGTTCTCTCTGGAATGGCGGAGACAGACGAGACCGTGGTCGAGGCCCTCCTCATGCGCGCCTACTTCGCCGGCATCGCCCAGGGCATTCCGGCCGCCGCGCCGCGTTTCGCCGCAGCGCTCCAGCGGGCGGACGAGATCGGGTACGCGGACGCGCACCTCCTCTACGACATCGGGATGGCCAGTCTCCTGCCCGACGGGGACGAGGCCATCAGGCTCTACGAACGGTCTCTGCCCGCAGCGATGAAGAATCCCCGCATTCTCCTGGGGACCAGAATCCAGCCGCTGCTGACGCTGATGCACGACCGGCTGGGGCACCGCGAGCGCGCAGAGGAGCTGACGAAGACGTTCGTCGAGCGCTCGACGTTCACCGGAGAGGTTCTCGACCGCTCCTATCTGATGTTCGGACGCGGTGTGAACGCCCTCACCCGCGGGGAGGCGCAGACGGCCATCGACTTCGCCGAGGAGTGCGTCCGCCTCACCCAGACGACGCTGACCCACGACACCGGCGCCAGTCTGGAGACGGTCGCCGGCGGCCTCGTGGAACTCAGCGACCCCGTCGGCGCCGCCCGGGCGCTCGGGATCGCGGACGCAGTCTGGGACACGATCGGCCGGCACTCCGTGAACTTCCTCCAGCGACCCGCCGACCGCGCACCGATCGAGGCCGCCGTCCGAGACGCCCTCG
Above is a genomic segment from Leifsonia xyli subsp. xyli str. CTCB07 containing:
- a CDS encoding ATP-binding protein, with product MTVTGPGGVGKTRFALELVGRFSQRFALPAWVLPLARSVDLDDGISATLRQIGQDSASLIDYLASREAVLVVDNCEHLLPECRELIGHIRKHCPSVRVIATSREHLGIDGEAIFALPVLGLKSAAVAGDETSDSARLFLMRVAARNPGVELESDLGTVEQICSRLDGLPLAIELAAARSALFSPAELLERLESPLRLLAADRGRSDRNASIRRSIGWSYDLCAPDEKRVWRFLSVFTGHIPLSTIEYVARRVAPDVENTLDLAQSLVDKSVLSTNRDENGVWFSLLVPLREYGREALESAGEDALARRIHLDRCIALVTEAEAKWASARQRSLQAQISHAIPDVRSAIDFACADPSLHRSGLDLLVPLWRQLWVTRDRLGELIGWLDTVLSGMAETDETVVEALLMRAYFAGIAQGIPAAAPRFAAALQRADEIGYADAHLLYDIGMASLLPDGDEAIRLYERSLPAAMKNPRILLGTRIQPLLTLMHDRLGHRERAEELTKTFVERSTFTGEVLDRSYLMFGRGVNALTRGEAQTAIDFAEECVRLTQTTLTHDTGASLETVAGGLVELSDPVGAARALGIADAVWDTIGRHSVNFLQRPADRAPIEAAVRDALGDEVYAAETSAARAAPLAESLRRLLGAEGSEPREAEDGLTRREREIRRLVREGLSNREIALRLTLSVRTVEGHVQNTLVKLGYESRKHLIANESRRRTE